From the genome of Anopheles moucheti chromosome 3, idAnoMoucSN_F20_07, whole genome shotgun sequence, one region includes:
- the LOC128305761 gene encoding uncharacterized protein LOC128305761 yields the protein MTRPEPSSRSSPTRGERITRFDKPHHHVEHAGNRGVRIFTGSEKQSKVFCNPVIFNQDATRIQPYQENDWDNNETTPNYVADRIANGSDRNRDGGGYDVRRSVLENALNIAFLAANSNQLRLLSTSNSDRQLTTTYLAIFALLVVSLILQILNCVAMLMMSTYTSQRWPLLRTLACIVATVIALLNLAVVTMLNVLLETD from the exons ATGACCAGACCCGAACCGTCCAGCCGCAGCAGCCCCACGCGCGGTGAGCGTATAACGCGGTTCGATAAACCACACCATCACGTCGAACATGCCGGAAATCGGGGCGTGCGGATCTTCACCGGCAGTGAGAAACAGTCGAAAGTGTTCTGCAATCCGGTGATCTTCAATCAAGACGCTACCCGAATCCAACCGTACCAGGAGAACGATTGGGACAACAATGAAACGACACCGAACTATGTGGCCGATCGCATTGCAAACGGTTCGGATCGAAATAGAGACGGCGGTGGTTACGATGTGAGACGATCGGTGTTGGAAAATGCTCTTAACATTGCGTTTCTGGCGGCCAACTCGAATCAGCTACGTCTGCTCAGTACGTCCAACTCGGACCGGCAGCTAACGACCACCTATCTAGCCATCTTCGCCCTGCTGGTAGTGTCGCTGATACTTCAAATTCTCAACTGTGTCGCCATGCTGATGATGTCG ACGTACACCAGTCAGCGTTGGCCACTGCTACGAACCCTGGCCTGCATTGTTGCCACCGTAATTGCGCTGTTAAATCTGGCCGTCGTAACCATGCTGAATGTTTTACTTGAAACGGACTAA
- the LOC128302530 gene encoding uncharacterized protein LOC128302530 — protein MTSATVYRMKHSDNTANHHPEDGTAPVVHGPPRAPSEESTYDSAESEYYLALSYNGYDFFRCVVEIALSVSFLAANSNLLRLLISFKETESFIVSEVLVTVSIVLQILVAISIVTITQVNDPSRYAKMKACAVTGAIIISLVNLLIPFMINVEHSRIDLGEIYRSFAEHPGQ, from the exons ATGACCAGCGCCACGGTATACAGAATGAAGCATAGCGATAACACTGCTAACCATCATCCTGAAGATGGTACTGCTCCGGTAGTACACGGCCCACCCAGAGCACCATCGGAAGAGTCAACGTACGATAGTGCGGAATCCGAATACTATCTTGCCCTCAGCTACAATGGGTATGACTTCTTCCGGTGCGTAGTAGAGATTGCGCTCAGTGTGTCCTTCCTGGCAGCGAACAGCAATCTACTCCGTCTGCTGATTAGCTTTAAGGAGACGGAATCGTTCATCGTGAGCGAGGTGCTGGTGACCGTTTCGATCGTACTGCAGATTCTGGTGGCCATTTCCATCGTAACGATTACG CAAGTGAATGACCCAAGTCGATACGCAAAGATGAAAGCATGTGCTGTGACGGGTGCGATTATCATTTCTCTCGTAAATCTGTTGATCCCGTTCATGATCAACGTAGAACACTCGCGGATTGATTTGGGCGAGATCTATCGAAGTTTCGCTGAACATCCAGGACAATAG
- the LOC128302529 gene encoding ninjurin-B-like — protein MSMTEPTRTTAPLTPIDETPAENTSNSLIQMSSIDQPEEHANDHIEMRSINNLEDGANSLTEVDGRRKTRSSQTQSYDIHKGIAESAMDISLLTANANQLRLLMTYNEKSHTYVACIALVITSLVLQIFVASGVIIVKSYPSSKKNHRIYQLKVCISILVSIVTVINILVASLVITDK, from the exons ATGAGTATGACAGAACCTACCCGTACCACCGCACCACTTACCCCGATCGATGAAACGCCAGCGGAGAACACAAGCAATAGCTTGATCCAGATGTCGTCTATCGATCAGCCGGAAGAACACGCCAACGATCACATCGAAATGCGTTCGATTAACAATCTCGAGGATGGTGCGAACAGTTTGACGGAGGTGGACGGTAGACGGAAGACACGCTCGAGCCAGACACAATCGTACGACATACACAAGGGAATCGCTGAAAGTGCCATGGACATTTCACTGCTGACCGCAAACGCTAACCAGCTGCGTTTGCTGATGACGTACAACGAGAAGTCACACACGTACGTTGCCTGCATAGCGTTGGTCATTACCTCGCTTGTGTTGCAGATTTTTGTGGCCAGCGGTGTTATCATTGTGAAG AGCTACCCATCATCCAAAAAGAACCATCGGATTTATCAGCTTAAAGTGTGCATCTCCATCTTGGTGTCGATCGTAACGGTGATAAACATCCTAGTGGCTTCGTTGGTTATCACCGATAAATAG
- the LOC128304904 gene encoding cilia- and flagella-associated protein 91-like produces MTYRSHNVGPSRAFDHIYDPLYVASDRKDVCRANNAALAKSAPIGIFPVYQSMFSELPRLTRNHYVMHRNPLPYYPELQVNPIRSYGYQQHPDRSKVLGAERAKFFCHPNAGETGCNVRYAPDYVSGPAEGTDEYCACDEYEEGLDGQQQPRFREVASQTMYRESSAQTQPWMPTAVLKDNAMPAAEIVYVAEMLQHTRFPGVNEVEIVERARRKRTWEYALGSCDSVDEWRQQKLVLQIFEWEEWVARERQIDRYQMLRLQLVAKIMEKRERDTHQATEGKMENTKRRINQVRNQAMHKLEATFERNLRKLERKRYEMSVRYGGKHRGQDAMESLALEALAGSRKKYSKQSYDYDPNLIEVGLAKLDKKTAVPQKFVNPRDQRPELWKPKEVCREFQKGFWSDNFLRKLYESLKQFRNRKDSERAIPQCLIVVSSPTESLVVSPIAPTPEKENDNLYQQAVLLQKLIKGRATQEMIHRDYASEHDLMDDLIASHRLPVVEEFFPLDGQHLAGTERTGGSVRERYLQILKNEQLLDEFIENSTHAQMSSLMSTLERELTRLQNERNTQAFYLLAERERQLRESSETENPPPNGDRKQQASGDEMAIYLENALLEQAENVDEMREKIHHMARKFDEEADRRSDGSLLTVTGEEILAGNREILGSIVGSLADEMLLPDLFRRAARENIKFKQRTALANVHELIYNRKDDEGPGGKTDGERKVKPLQGEEECLPEERRVVNGLLDGIIDRAVLHPPAVDSAYSENEVEELPEDEEEMAESDFSALDYEGLVEGEGVLEEEEEISRMANELIEDILSHVLDVSE; encoded by the exons ATGACGTACCGCAGCCACAACGTGGGACCGTCGCGTGCCTTCGATCATATTTACGATCCGCTGTATGTGGCCTCAGACCGGAAGGACGTCTGCCGGGCGAATAATGCAGCGCTCGCCAAATCGGCCCCGATCGGTATATTTCCCGTGTACCAGTCGATGTTTAGTGAGCTGCCACGGTTGACGCGGAACCACTATGTGATGCATCGCAATCCGCTACCGTACTATCCGGAGCTGCAGGTAAATCCGATCCGTTCGTACGGTTACCAGCAACACCCGGACAGGTCGAAGGTACTCGGTGCCGAACGGGCAAAGTTCTTCTGCCACCCGAATGCGGGTGAGACGGGATGCAATGTACGGTACGCGCCGGATTATGTGTCCGGGCCGGCAGAAGGAACAGACGAGTACTGCGCGTGCGATGAGTATGAGGAGGGCCTGGACGGTCAACAACAGCCCCGTTTCCGGGAGGTGGCCTCCCAAACGATGTACCGGGAATCGTCCGCTCAGACGCAGCCCTGGATGCCGACGGCCGTCCTCAAGGATAACGCGATGCCCGCGGCGGAAATTGTGTACGTGGCCGAGATGTTGCAACACACGCGCTTCCCTGGTGTAAATGAGGTGGAAATAGTGGAACGGGCACGGCGAAAACGAACCTGGGAGTATGCCTTGGGCAGCTGCGACTCAGTGGACGAATGGCGCCAGCAAAAGCTGGTACTGCAGATATTCGAATGGGAAGAATGGGTCGCCCGGGAGCGTCAGATCGATCGGTACCAGATGCTGCGTTTACAGCTGGTGGCCAAGATTATGGAGAAGCGTGAACGGGACACACATCAGGCGACGGAAGGCAAGATGGAGAACACCAAGCGGCGCATCAATCAGGTTAGGAATCAGGCAATGCATAAATTGGAGGCAACTTTCGAGCGGAACTTGCGTAAGTTGGAGCGAAAGCGCTATGAGATGAGTGTACGATACGGTGGGAAGCATCGTGGACAGGATGCAATGGAGTCGCTGGCACTGGAGGCGTTGGCTGGATCGAGGAAGAAATACTCGAAACAGTCGTACGATTATGATCCAAATCTTATTGAAGTTGG ATTGGCCAAGTTGGATAAGAAGACAGCAGTACCCCAGAAGTTTGTAAACCCACGCGACCAGCGTCCTGAGCTATGGAAACCGAAGGAGGTATGCCGTGAGTTCCAGAAAGGTTTCTGGTCCGATAACTTTTTGCGTAAGCTTTACGAATCGCTAAAG CAATTCCGCAATCGCAAGGACAGTGAGCGTGCGATCCCGCAATGTTTGATCGTTGTTTCATCTCCAACGGAAAGCCTTGTCGTTTCACCAATTGCCCCAACACCAGAGAAAGAAAACGACAACCTGTACCAGCAAGCGGTTCTGTTGCAAAAGCTGATTAAGGGTAGAGCGACTCAAGAGATGATTCACCGCGATTACGCCAGTGAGCACGACCTGATGGATGATCTGATAGCGTCCCATCGTTTGCCGGTTGTGGAGGAATTCTTCCCATTAGACGGTCAGCATCTGGCCGGCACGGAAAGAACTGGCGGTAGTGTTCGGGAGCGTTATCTGCAAATTCTGAAGAACGAGCAGCTGTTGGACGAATTCATTGAGAATAGTACACACGCGCAGATGAGTTCTTTGATGAGTACGCTCGAGCGGGAGCTGACACGCCTTCAAAACGAGCGTAACACGCAAGCATTCTATCTGCTGGCGGAACGGGAACGTCAACTGAGGGAGTCGTCCGAAACCGAGAATCCACCACCGAATGGAGATCGCAAGCAGCAAGCCAGTGGTGATGAGATGGCGATTTACTTAGAAAACGCATTGTTGGAGCAGGCGGAAAATGTGGACGAGATGCGTGAAAAGATTCACCATATGGCGCGCAAGTTTGACGAGGAAGCGGATCGCCGCAGTGATGGCAGTTTGCTAACGGTGACTGGTGAGGAAATCTTGGCAGGAAACCGTGAGATACTCGGCAGCATCGTAGGATCGCTCGCCGACGAGATGCTTCTGCCCGATCTTTTCCGTCGGGCCGCAAGAGAAAACATTAAGTTCAAACAGCGAACCGCGTTGGCCAATGTTCACGAGTTAATCTACAACCGGAAGGATGACGAGGGACCGGGAGGGAAGACTGACGGCGAAAGGAAAGTGAAACCGTTACAGGGTGAAGAGGAGTGTTTGCCAGAGGAAAGGCGGGTGGTAAATGGGTTGCTCGATGGTATAATCGACAGAGCCGTATTGCACCCACCAGCCGTAGATTCTGCATATTCGGAGAATGAGGTTGAAGAACTGCCAGAAGATGAAGAGGAGATGGCTGAAAGCGATTTCTCGGCCCTTGACTACGAAGGATTGGTGGAGGGTGAAGGGGTActggaggaggaagaagaaattTCTCGAATGGCGAACGAACTGATCGAGGACATACTGAGTCATGTGCTGGATGTATCAGAGTAA